One window of Oscillibacter hominis genomic DNA carries:
- a CDS encoding hybrid sensor histidine kinase/response regulator: MMQTNHLSAELQAALNQLPSGLAIYQLNNGQLCSIFRNPAFYRVMGYGEEHIAQSEAGQLFINIIEEDRSALLERTMEALESDEEMVYTLRVFNDRLQSRRWIHLEGSRQIQADGSTLLYITYTDVTEERHVESELAAANEKMQDIVNAIPGGVAIYKMTNIFETVYFSDGIPKLTGYTAEEYRELCKRDAAEMTYPEDTPAVIEKLQEAVRNHTTAKFEFRKRHRDGHIVWVRIQARQIGEADGAPLIHCVFHDISELKETQQEMSHLLDSIPGGVASYRVEDGKFIPVFYSEGVSALSGHTPAEFDAMIAGDAYNAIYPGDLDRVIRAAEEALRIGNILDISYRTRHKNGSLVWVHFNGRRIGPLTASTRFYASITGLSSESRMYQELAEELADSIYVISQENYELLYSYETKKLLPDAENCIGKKCYEALQGRTTPCSFCNFLKGNPGENIQAVSHRNNRTYSMHYRKTVWNGIPAYIQYLRDATEEIEIQREKERLEQYFQTLVETLPGGVVVVRGKTGEALAAEFISAGFAAMVGVTVERAWEIYGEDTMASVHPKDRPILIGQLDALFSQQSTRGELSYRLKNGKGSYLWIKNTLSIITGKDGNRRLYMFLQDITEEHEKQRRIREQYKEMLLQHYRTPGPNALIVGHCNVTRDLILEINDYTVSQATRSFGPNREGFFTALAGLIVDPQERQKFLDTYLNEPLLAAYRRENTEQVRSCFIRIPGEETGRYARCQVNLVKEPDTGDITGILTVTDITEQAVSERVLHRLSNTGYDHIVTVDLIRDRYKIFTSDASACCVPLPDGGSHSGWMEYMLENWVVPKDQENYKKYLDAAYMAERLAKSGTYTFDYSVADEDGSIRVKRMTVFSIDPRLGLACLARTDVTESVREQQGLLNMLAYTFELASFVNVATGRMVMYTRQTVLEDLSPYIMEDYGAQIAEAINHYGNTQQEREKLHGQFKLSTILDQLEKKPLGYDFVCPYHEEGGLRYKKINILWGDRNHQTVCVVRADVTEMLTAERKTKEELEHALELAEQANQAKTAFLSSMSHDIRTPMNAIMGMTTLANAHMDDRSYVEDCLGKISVSSRHLLNLINDILEMSKIERADVELKRERVSLRELAEQVSTMIRPQVEEKKLQFRTRADSIAHAYFYGDPLRLNQILINILGNAVKFTPEGGIVDFLAEECPAAAADCVRYRFSIQDTGVGMSEQVLSHVFEPFTRGENVGRIEGTGLGLSITKGLVDRMGGSISAESREGAGSLFRVELEFELCHEPEEMSMSKARELPGPGDDSALAGRRFLIAEDNEINAEILTSLLEMFGCTALVKTDGAQAVQEFTMSPAGTYDAILMDIQMPVMTGYEAAKAIRALPREDAGTIPIIAMTANAFAEDVQAALKAGMTAHVAKPIDLNVLKTTLKNAILQNLRLKERQHKR; the protein is encoded by the coding sequence ATGATGCAGACGAATCACCTCTCCGCCGAACTGCAGGCCGCACTCAATCAGCTTCCCAGTGGGCTGGCAATTTATCAGCTTAATAACGGACAACTCTGCTCTATATTCCGCAACCCGGCTTTTTACCGGGTGATGGGATATGGAGAGGAACATATTGCCCAGAGCGAAGCCGGGCAGCTCTTTATCAATATCATTGAGGAGGACCGGTCCGCCCTTTTGGAAAGGACCATGGAAGCGCTGGAAAGCGATGAAGAGATGGTCTATACCCTGCGGGTCTTCAACGACCGGCTCCAAAGCCGCCGCTGGATCCATTTGGAGGGTTCCCGCCAAATCCAGGCGGACGGCTCAACACTTCTGTATATCACCTACACGGACGTCACGGAAGAAAGACATGTAGAGTCGGAATTGGCGGCCGCCAATGAGAAAATGCAGGATATTGTCAACGCGATCCCCGGCGGCGTGGCCATCTATAAAATGACGAATATCTTTGAAACCGTCTATTTTTCCGACGGCATCCCCAAGCTGACCGGCTACACGGCGGAGGAATACCGCGAGCTGTGTAAGCGCGACGCGGCGGAAATGACCTATCCGGAGGATACTCCCGCCGTCATAGAGAAATTGCAGGAGGCCGTCCGGAACCATACGACTGCAAAATTTGAATTCCGCAAGCGGCATCGTGACGGCCATATCGTGTGGGTGCGCATTCAGGCCAGACAAATCGGCGAAGCGGACGGGGCGCCGCTGATCCACTGCGTTTTCCATGATATCTCCGAGCTGAAAGAGACCCAGCAAGAGATGAGCCATCTGCTGGACTCCATCCCCGGCGGCGTCGCCAGCTACCGGGTTGAGGACGGCAAATTTATCCCCGTCTTTTATTCGGAAGGGGTTTCCGCCCTCTCGGGCCACACCCCGGCAGAATTTGACGCAATGATCGCCGGGGATGCCTACAACGCCATCTACCCGGGCGATCTCGACCGGGTGATCCGGGCGGCGGAGGAAGCCCTGCGCATTGGGAACATCCTGGATATCTCCTACCGGACGCGGCATAAAAACGGAAGCCTGGTATGGGTCCATTTCAACGGCCGCAGAATCGGGCCTCTCACGGCGTCCACGCGGTTTTACGCCTCTATTACCGGCCTGTCCTCGGAGTCCCGCATGTACCAGGAACTGGCCGAAGAATTGGCGGATTCCATCTATGTTATCAGCCAGGAAAACTATGAGCTGCTCTATTCCTACGAGACAAAGAAGCTGCTCCCAGACGCAGAGAACTGCATTGGGAAGAAGTGTTACGAGGCCTTGCAGGGCCGCACGACCCCTTGCTCTTTCTGCAATTTTCTAAAAGGCAATCCCGGTGAGAATATCCAGGCCGTCTCGCACCGGAACAACCGAACTTACAGCATGCATTACCGGAAGACCGTTTGGAACGGGATTCCCGCCTATATCCAATATCTGCGGGACGCTACGGAAGAGATTGAAATTCAGCGGGAAAAAGAGCGTCTGGAGCAGTACTTTCAGACGCTGGTGGAAACGCTGCCCGGCGGGGTCGTTGTGGTGCGGGGCAAAACGGGTGAAGCTCTCGCGGCAGAGTTTATATCGGCGGGCTTTGCCGCCATGGTCGGCGTCACGGTGGAAAGGGCATGGGAAATTTACGGAGAGGACACTATGGCTTCAGTCCATCCGAAAGACCGGCCAATCCTGATCGGACAGCTTGATGCGTTGTTCTCCCAGCAGAGTACCCGCGGAGAGCTGTCCTATCGGCTGAAGAATGGAAAAGGAAGCTATCTCTGGATCAAAAACACGCTCTCCATTATAACCGGCAAGGATGGAAACCGGCGGCTGTATATGTTTTTGCAGGATATCACGGAAGAACATGAGAAACAAAGGCGGATACGCGAGCAATATAAAGAAATGCTGCTGCAGCATTACCGGACGCCCGGCCCAAACGCGCTGATCGTGGGCCATTGCAACGTCACCCGGGATTTGATCCTGGAGATCAACGACTATACCGTCTCTCAGGCCACAAGGTCATTCGGCCCAAACCGGGAGGGGTTCTTTACTGCGCTGGCCGGCCTGATCGTCGATCCCCAAGAGCGGCAGAAGTTTCTGGACACCTATCTCAACGAGCCGCTTCTGGCGGCCTACCGCCGCGAGAACACCGAGCAGGTCCGCTCCTGTTTTATCCGGATCCCCGGCGAAGAAACGGGGCGGTATGCCCGGTGTCAGGTCAATCTGGTGAAGGAGCCCGACACCGGCGATATCACCGGCATTTTGACTGTAACGGACATCACGGAACAGGCCGTCTCCGAACGGGTCCTTCACCGGCTCTCCAACACTGGGTACGACCATATTGTGACCGTTGACCTGATCCGCGACCGGTACAAGATCTTCACCAGCGACGCCAGCGCCTGCTGTGTGCCGCTCCCCGACGGCGGCTCCCACTCCGGTTGGATGGAGTATATGCTGGAGAACTGGGTCGTTCCAAAAGACCAGGAAAATTACAAGAAATATCTGGACGCCGCTTATATGGCCGAACGGCTGGCCAAAAGTGGGACCTACACCTTCGACTATTCCGTGGCGGATGAGGATGGGAGCATCCGGGTAAAGCGGATGACCGTTTTTTCCATCGACCCGCGGCTGGGGCTGGCGTGTCTGGCCCGAACGGATGTGACGGAGTCGGTACGGGAGCAGCAGGGTCTGCTGAACATGCTGGCCTATACGTTTGAGCTGGCCAGCTTTGTCAATGTGGCAACAGGCCGGATGGTGATGTATACCCGCCAGACGGTACTGGAGGATCTGTCGCCGTATATTATGGAGGACTATGGCGCGCAAATCGCGGAAGCGATAAATCATTATGGAAACACGCAGCAGGAGCGGGAGAAGCTCCACGGTCAGTTCAAATTGAGCACCATACTGGACCAACTGGAAAAGAAGCCCCTGGGCTATGATTTTGTGTGCCCCTATCATGAAGAGGGAGGGCTTCGATACAAAAAAATCAATATCCTGTGGGGCGACCGGAACCATCAGACTGTTTGCGTTGTACGCGCGGATGTGACCGAAATGCTGACGGCCGAACGGAAAACCAAGGAGGAGCTGGAACACGCCCTTGAGCTGGCGGAACAGGCCAATCAGGCCAAGACCGCATTCCTCTCCTCCATGAGCCACGATATCCGCACCCCCATGAACGCCATCATGGGGATGACGACACTCGCAAACGCCCATATGGACGACCGGTCCTATGTGGAAGACTGCCTGGGGAAGATCTCAGTCTCCTCCCGGCACCTGCTGAACCTCATCAACGATATTCTGGAGATGAGCAAGATCGAGCGGGCGGATGTGGAGCTGAAGCGGGAACGGGTTTCCCTGCGGGAGCTGGCGGAGCAGGTCTCCACGATGATCCGCCCCCAGGTGGAAGAAAAAAAACTGCAGTTCCGGACCAGGGCCGATTCCATTGCCCATGCGTATTTTTATGGCGACCCCCTGCGGCTCAATCAGATCCTCATCAACATACTGGGCAACGCGGTCAAATTCACCCCCGAGGGCGGCATCGTGGACTTTTTGGCAGAGGAATGCCCGGCGGCGGCAGCGGATTGCGTTCGTTACCGTTTCTCTATTCAGGACACAGGGGTTGGCATGTCCGAGCAAGTGTTATCCCATGTTTTTGAACCTTTCACCCGTGGCGAGAATGTGGGGCGTATTGAGGGAACCGGTCTTGGTCTGAGCATTACCAAGGGGCTGGTGGACCGGATGGGAGGAAGCATTTCCGCAGAAAGCCGGGAGGGCGCGGGTTCCCTGTTCCGGGTCGAACTGGAATTTGAGCTCTGCCATGAGCCGGAAGAGATGTCCATGTCAAAGGCGCGGGAACTTCCCGGCCCCGGCGATGACAGCGCCTTGGCCGGGCGGCGGTTTTTGATCGCGGAGGATAACGAGATCAACGCGGAGATTCTCACCAGCCTGCTGGAGATGTTTGGCTGCACCGCGCTGGTGAAGACCGACGGCGCCCAGGCGGTACAGGAGTTCACCATGTCCCCGGCGGGAACCTATGACGCGATTTTGATGGACATTCAGATGCCGGTGATGACCGGCTATGAGGCGGCAAAAGCCATCCGGGCGCTGCCCCGGGAGGATGCCGGCACGATCCCCATCATCGCCATGACGGCCAACGCCTTTGCCGAGGATGTGCAGGCCGCGTTAAAAGCAGGGATGACCGCCCATGTGGCCAAGCCCATCGATCTGAATGTGCTGAAAACGACTTTAAAAAACGCGATATTACAAAATCTGAGGCTCAAGGAACGCCAACACAAGAGGTGA
- a CDS encoding ATP-binding protein codes for MKQQIHRGIHRLAAAFLSTLLAVSLFFPCAAAAAPEEVVLRVAFPNAEGYTSLSEDGSPVGVVVDYLNEISKYTGWKYEYVPTSNAVGDFQDGKFDLMGGTFYNEGLEDMFGYPDYNCGYTEAKLMARKDDASIRSYDTGTLNGKTIGVYDRSTENIQRLKDWLTIQALDCELRYYSREDLENGNLYNRLESGEVDLLLGYGTDMPDTLYAAKSFGGQAHYIVTQPGDNVILDQLNMALEQIYAADPEFSEKEQEKNFADNMTGYAVLTEGELSYIAEKGTVTVAVPDNWHPLYCVDIDDYHEGFVPDVLKKVTEYSGLQFTYLLCDSYMDSIIMVQEGKADMLGFFLGPEARASDHELARTTAYAGLSPILVRNKNVTYPSEGRVCGVMNGRIKSESIVADEIIYYDSVEEGLSDVNRGKIDFFYGLGAHIENIIRTENFTNVVQVSLPNNNTEISFAVSKPVDSPLFSILNKAVNNLSESEKEAISSLNMVSIGDTHITLSSIIASNPQLAITVVILFLALTILLVSLYFYFRLRSAKMRLGLEKAEADSRAKSEFLSRMSHEIRTPMNAIVGLADLTERDPELSEKSRNNLNKIKSSSHYLLSLINDILDMSRIESGKMELEHTAFSMDTLLCDIESMLTTDAERRQIHFQVDSDLRGEVYLGDNIRLRQVILNLLSNAFKFTPEGGTVRLCVEGDSDTDTERTLTVKVIDTGVGVSAENQQRIFRSFEQVGTSTSKSQGTGLGLAISRSIVRLMGGDLLLESEPGKGSVFYFTITLEKGTLEEPTIEMSAGERTFAGANILLAEDNDLNAEIAVELLRCQGAMVQRVENGRLAVELFQDKGPGAFQAILMDIQMPEMNGLEATAAIRALDRPDAKTIPIIAMTANTFKEDVEAAMAAGMTSFISKPVDVETLYNELHAAVHKNIN; via the coding sequence ATGAAACAGCAAATACATAGAGGGATCCACCGCCTTGCCGCGGCATTTCTGTCGACACTTCTGGCAGTATCTCTTTTCTTTCCCTGCGCGGCCGCGGCGGCGCCAGAGGAAGTTGTTCTGCGGGTAGCATTCCCCAATGCGGAGGGGTACACCTCTCTTTCAGAGGATGGTTCACCCGTCGGTGTGGTGGTGGATTATCTCAACGAGATTTCCAAATACACCGGCTGGAAATACGAATATGTCCCTACGAGCAACGCGGTGGGAGACTTCCAGGATGGAAAATTTGATTTAATGGGCGGGACCTTTTACAACGAAGGCCTGGAAGACATGTTTGGCTACCCGGACTATAACTGCGGTTACACAGAAGCAAAGCTGATGGCCAGGAAGGATGACGCCTCCATCCGCAGCTATGACACGGGGACGCTGAACGGCAAAACCATCGGCGTGTATGACCGGTCCACCGAAAACATCCAACGTCTCAAAGATTGGCTGACCATTCAGGCTCTGGACTGCGAGCTCCGCTATTACAGCCGTGAGGACCTTGAAAATGGGAATCTATATAACCGGTTAGAGAGCGGAGAGGTGGACCTGCTGCTGGGCTATGGTACGGACATGCCGGACACCCTATACGCGGCGAAGTCCTTCGGCGGCCAGGCCCATTACATTGTCACCCAGCCGGGTGACAATGTAATATTGGACCAGCTCAATATGGCGCTGGAGCAGATCTATGCCGCGGACCCGGAATTTTCGGAAAAAGAGCAAGAGAAGAATTTCGCGGACAACATGACCGGGTATGCGGTTTTGACAGAGGGGGAACTATCGTACATCGCGGAGAAAGGCACGGTTACCGTTGCGGTCCCGGATAATTGGCACCCCCTGTATTGCGTGGACATCGACGATTATCATGAGGGCTTTGTGCCGGACGTATTGAAAAAAGTGACCGAGTATTCCGGCCTGCAATTCACTTATCTTCTCTGCGACTCCTATATGGACTCGATCATTATGGTACAAGAGGGAAAAGCCGATATGCTGGGCTTTTTCCTGGGTCCTGAAGCGCGCGCGTCCGATCATGAGTTGGCCAGAACGACAGCCTATGCCGGTCTTTCTCCGATTTTGGTCCGAAATAAAAATGTCACCTATCCCTCGGAGGGCCGGGTATGCGGCGTGATGAACGGCCGAATCAAATCAGAGTCTATTGTCGCGGACGAGATAATATATTACGACAGCGTCGAAGAGGGATTAAGCGACGTCAACCGGGGAAAGATTGATTTCTTCTATGGGTTAGGCGCCCACATAGAAAACATCATCCGCACGGAGAATTTCACCAACGTGGTTCAGGTGAGCCTGCCCAATAACAACACCGAGATCAGTTTTGCGGTCTCCAAGCCGGTGGACTCGCCGCTGTTCTCTATCTTGAATAAGGCCGTCAACAATCTGTCGGAATCCGAAAAAGAAGCCATCAGCAGCTTGAATATGGTCTCCATTGGGGACACGCATATCACGCTGTCCAGCATCATTGCCTCCAATCCCCAACTGGCGATCACGGTGGTGATCCTGTTTTTGGCGCTGACCATACTATTGGTGAGCCTTTATTTTTACTTCCGGCTGCGGTCCGCTAAAATGCGGTTGGGATTGGAAAAAGCGGAGGCGGACAGCAGGGCAAAAAGTGAATTCCTGTCCCGCATGAGCCATGAGATCCGCACGCCCATGAACGCGATCGTAGGCCTGGCGGATCTGACCGAGCGGGATCCGGAGCTGTCGGAGAAATCCCGGAACAATCTGAATAAAATAAAATCCTCATCCCACTATCTGCTGAGCCTGATCAACGACATTTTGGATATGAGCCGCATTGAGAGCGGGAAAATGGAATTGGAGCATACCGCGTTTTCCATGGATACGCTGTTGTGCGACATAGAGAGTATGCTGACCACCGACGCGGAGCGCCGGCAGATCCATTTCCAAGTGGATAGTGATCTGCGCGGTGAGGTCTACCTGGGAGACAATATCCGGCTGCGGCAGGTGATCTTAAACCTTCTGTCCAACGCGTTCAAGTTCACCCCAGAAGGCGGCACGGTGCGCCTCTGCGTTGAGGGGGATTCCGACACAGATACAGAGCGGACATTGACCGTCAAGGTGATCGACACCGGCGTGGGAGTATCCGCTGAGAATCAGCAGCGCATCTTCCGCAGCTTTGAACAGGTCGGGACCAGTACCTCCAAGAGCCAGGGAACCGGGCTGGGACTTGCCATCAGCCGGAGTATTGTGCGCTTGATGGGCGGCGACCTGCTCCTGGAAAGCGAGCCGGGCAAAGGCAGCGTCTTTTATTTTACAATCACGCTCGAGAAAGGGACTCTGGAAGAGCCGACGATTGAAATGTCGGCCGGAGAACGGACGTTTGCGGGCGCCAATATCCTGCTGGCGGAAGATAACGATCTGAACGCCGAAATTGCGGTAGAGTTGCTGCGGTGCCAGGGAGCCATGGTGCAGCGGGTGGAAAACGGCAGGCTCGCGGTGGAGCTGTTTCAAGACAAGGGGCCGGGCGCTTTCCAGGCGATCTTAATGGATATCCAGATGCCGGAGATGAATGGATTGGAGGCCACTGCGGCCATCCGGGCGCTGGACCGGCCGGACGCCAAAACCATTCCCATCATCGCCATGACCGCAAACACCTTTAAGGAAGATGTGGAGGCGGCAATGGCGGCCGGGATGACAAGCTTCATTTCAAAACCGGTGGATGTTGAAACGCTTTATAACGAACTTCACGCCGCTGTTCATAAAAACATTAACTAA
- a CDS encoding PAS domain-containing hybrid sensor histidine kinase/response regulator, which produces MNSKEQICHEAEALARRILTSYFCNSDVECLISTLAPDVLWLGGGKEMRARGREAVTAAFRNGGEMIAYDLTEEHYDTLDMGGGTYLCQGIGWITSKPGQQMYVRYHQRCTFVFRETPHGLETAYIHNSMSMREDFGEGELFPIQEARDGYERLKGILSQREQQIELMLSQLPGGMLTCRADDDFTIEWVSDGLCELLDYADTNELYRASGGTVRGFVVPEDYGAMLAQTKAALLKKDAYSTEYRVRKKDGGTLWVADFGKRVVSAQGTALIYCFISDISEKKAREQQIMESNQEAAQQAHFLTQLYNTVPCGILQFEPEPPYAIVSVNRMVWEFYGYESEAAYRAAVLDPFQLVLEQERAHIRSVADGLALNGSPATYTRESVRQDGTQVWINVVMERLLNANGQDVIQAVFTDVTNLHLLQQEREQAQLLENRLLQTAIQTTYPLIVSVNLTQDTYQCIVENGRESTLPAGGIYSKLVRETNENLAPSFQQNYTATFDRQTVLNRFAGGEKELYIEIQAKDANGLEHWISLCLISVENPFGSDELCIMLVKVLDDQHAEQARQEQLLRDALAAANAASHAKSDFLSRMSHDIRTPMNAIIGMSTIGQLKADDHQRTQDCFQKIDASSRYLLSLINDVLDMSKIETGKMTIERKPFDFSELIQELTTILYPQFAEHGIFFEITHEEPLDRIYVGDALRLNQILMNLLSNALKFTRRSGRVSLHMKESSRTNGYSYLTFTVSDTGIGMSREFLERIFQPFEQEDSSFARNKVGSGLGLSIVHNLVQLMGGTVEISSVKGRGSTFTISIPLGRVEDDQEVERRRKNASLMQGIEVLVVDDDKLVGEQSAAILDQIGAHTVWVDSGRKAVEEVRAVAARGRHYDIAMIDWKMPDMDGIETTRQIRTIVGPETTIIVISAYDWRSIEDEARAAGADSFISKPLFFSTICDTFSALRFGSQSLEQTAQANPLVGHRILLVEDNALNMEIAKSILEIYGMEVVTAEDGQQAVDLFAAAPVNHFLAVLMDIRMPVMDGLAATQAIRELPRPDANSVPILAMSANAFEEDKKLACAAGMNGYIVKPLDIQTLLLELDKLTDAT; this is translated from the coding sequence GTGAATTCTAAAGAGCAAATATGTCATGAGGCGGAAGCCCTGGCCCGCAGGATACTGACCAGCTATTTCTGCAATTCCGACGTTGAATGCTTGATCTCTACCCTGGCGCCCGATGTTTTATGGCTGGGCGGCGGGAAAGAAATGCGGGCGCGCGGGCGCGAGGCCGTGACCGCCGCTTTCCGAAATGGCGGCGAGATGATCGCCTACGACCTGACGGAAGAACACTACGATACCTTGGATATGGGCGGCGGCACTTATCTGTGCCAGGGGATCGGCTGGATCACCAGCAAACCGGGGCAGCAGATGTATGTGCGTTATCACCAGCGCTGTACCTTCGTCTTCCGCGAAACGCCCCACGGGCTGGAAACGGCGTATATCCACAACTCCATGTCCATGCGGGAAGACTTTGGGGAGGGAGAGCTGTTCCCCATCCAGGAAGCCCGCGACGGTTATGAGCGGCTGAAGGGCATCCTCTCCCAGCGGGAGCAGCAAATTGAGCTGATGCTCTCTCAGCTGCCCGGCGGGATGCTTACCTGCCGGGCGGACGACGATTTTACCATTGAGTGGGTCAGTGATGGCTTATGTGAGCTGCTGGATTACGCCGATACCAACGAACTGTATCGGGCTTCCGGCGGTACCGTCCGTGGTTTCGTGGTTCCGGAAGATTACGGCGCGATGCTGGCGCAGACAAAGGCCGCGCTGTTGAAGAAAGACGCCTACAGCACGGAATACCGGGTGCGGAAAAAAGATGGCGGGACGCTGTGGGTGGCGGATTTCGGAAAACGGGTCGTCTCCGCGCAGGGAACGGCGCTGATCTACTGCTTTATCTCTGACATCTCGGAAAAAAAGGCTCGGGAACAACAGATCATGGAGTCCAACCAGGAGGCGGCGCAGCAGGCACACTTTCTGACCCAGCTGTACAATACGGTCCCCTGCGGGATCCTGCAGTTTGAACCAGAGCCCCCTTATGCCATCGTGAGCGTGAACCGAATGGTCTGGGAATTTTACGGATATGAGAGCGAGGCGGCTTACCGCGCGGCGGTGCTCGATCCGTTCCAGCTTGTCCTGGAGCAAGAGCGCGCGCATATCCGCAGTGTGGCGGACGGCCTTGCCCTAAACGGCAGCCCGGCTACCTATACCCGGGAAAGCGTCCGGCAGGACGGAACCCAAGTGTGGATTAACGTGGTGATGGAGCGGCTCTTAAACGCCAACGGGCAGGACGTTATCCAGGCGGTATTCACCGATGTGACCAACCTCCACCTGCTTCAGCAGGAACGGGAGCAGGCACAGCTTCTGGAGAACCGCTTGCTCCAGACGGCCATCCAGACCACCTATCCGTTGATCGTCAGCGTGAATCTGACCCAGGATACCTATCAATGCATTGTAGAAAACGGCAGAGAAAGCACACTGCCGGCGGGCGGAATTTATTCCAAACTGGTCCGGGAAACAAATGAGAATCTTGCTCCCTCTTTCCAGCAGAATTATACCGCGACATTTGACCGGCAAACCGTGCTGAATCGCTTTGCCGGTGGTGAGAAGGAGCTCTATATCGAAATACAGGCAAAAGACGCAAATGGCTTAGAGCATTGGATATCCCTCTGTTTGATCTCCGTGGAAAATCCGTTTGGCAGCGATGAGCTGTGCATCATGCTGGTCAAGGTGCTGGATGATCAGCACGCGGAACAGGCCCGGCAGGAACAGCTGCTTCGGGATGCGCTGGCGGCGGCCAACGCGGCAAGCCATGCAAAAAGCGATTTTCTGTCCCGTATGAGCCACGATATCCGAACTCCCATGAACGCCATCATCGGGATGAGCACCATCGGCCAACTCAAAGCTGACGACCATCAGCGGACCCAGGACTGCTTCCAAAAGATCGACGCTTCCTCCCGTTACCTTTTGAGCCTTATCAACGATGTACTGGATATGAGCAAAATTGAGACAGGAAAAATGACGATTGAGAGAAAGCCCTTTGATTTTTCTGAGCTGATACAGGAGCTCACCACAATTTTGTATCCCCAGTTTGCCGAGCATGGAATTTTCTTTGAAATCACCCATGAGGAACCGCTGGACCGGATCTATGTGGGGGATGCCCTGCGGCTCAATCAGATTCTGATGAATCTGCTGTCCAATGCGCTCAAGTTTACCCGCCGAAGCGGCAGGGTCTCCCTTCATATGAAGGAAAGCAGCCGGACCAACGGCTATTCCTACCTGACCTTCACTGTTTCGGACACCGGAATTGGAATGTCCAGGGAATTTTTAGAGCGGATTTTCCAGCCCTTTGAGCAGGAAGATTCCAGCTTTGCCCGCAACAAGGTGGGCAGCGGTCTCGGCCTTTCTATTGTGCATAACCTGGTCCAGCTCATGGGCGGCACCGTGGAGATCAGCAGCGTCAAGGGCAGAGGTTCCACATTTACCATTTCCATTCCGCTGGGCCGTGTGGAGGACGACCAGGAAGTGGAACGGCGGCGGAAGAACGCCTCTTTGATGCAGGGCATCGAAGTTCTGGTGGTAGATGACGATAAACTGGTGGGAGAACAAAGCGCCGCGATTTTGGATCAGATTGGCGCCCATACCGTATGGGTGGATTCCGGCCGGAAGGCAGTGGAGGAGGTCCGTGCCGTGGCCGCCCGGGGCCGGCACTATGACATCGCCATGATCGACTGGAAAATGCCGGATATGGACGGCATTGAGACCACACGCCAGATCAGGACGATTGTGGGGCCGGAAACCACAATTATCGTCATCTCCGCTTACGATTGGAGAAGCATTGAGGATGAGGCAAGGGCGGCCGGGGCCGACAGTTTTATTTCCAAACCCCTGTTTTTCTCCACGATCTGCGATACCTTCTCCGCGCTGCGCTTTGGCAGTCAATCCCTTGAACAGACCGCGCAGGCGAATCCGTTGGTCGGACACAGAATTTTGCTGGTCGAGGATAATGCGCTGAATATGGAGATCGCCAAGTCAATTTTGGAAATCTACGGCATGGAAGTCGTTACCGCCGAGGATGGTCAGCAGGCGGTGGACCTTTTCGCCGCGGCGCCGGTGAATCATTTTCTGGCGGTGCTGATGGATATCCGCATGCCGGTCATGGACGGACTGGCTGCCACACAGGCCATCCGGGAACTTCCCCGGCCGGACGCTAACAGCGTTCCTATCCTTGCCATGAGCGCCAACGCCTTTGAGGAGGATAAGAAACTGGCCTGCGCGGCAGGGATGAACGGCTATATTGTAAAGCCGCTGGATATTCAAACCCTTCTTCTGGAGCTGGATAAGCTGACTGATGCAACCTGA
- a CDS encoding MarR family winged helix-turn-helix transcriptional regulator, producing MDKTERQTTKITREAAKLTLQTMRAEGGTAEFDFIHLVRHYPGITQAELREALKIDKGAAARRAAHLEAKGYLVRRENPADGWSQLLYATEKAEKLKNSKAGIESAFKRLIS from the coding sequence ATGGATAAGACAGAACGACAGACTACTAAAATAACCAGAGAAGCCGCGAAGCTAACGCTGCAGACTATGCGCGCGGAGGGGGGAACAGCAGAGTTTGACTTCATCCATCTGGTTCGTCATTATCCCGGCATCACCCAGGCAGAACTGCGGGAAGCTCTGAAGATCGATAAGGGCGCCGCTGCCCGGCGGGCCGCCCATCTGGAGGCCAAGGGTTATTTGGTGCGGCGTGAAAACCCCGCAGACGGCTGGAGCCAGCTGCTGTATGCCACCGAGAAGGCAGAGAAACTGAAAAACTCCAAGGCCGGCATTGAATCTGCATTCAAGCGCCTTATTTCTTGA